The genomic region TTAATATCAAATTTAAGTTTTTATTTTTTATAAAAAATTTTTTAGTAATTTCAATATAAAAATTCTTTAAATTTTTTCGTTTTCAAGTCTTATACTTTTCATACAAAAAATTTTTTTATTTGTTATATAATAATTTTATTATAACATTGTTGATATCGTATTTGATATTTTACTATAATTTTTTATAGAAAATAAAAAAATTTTTCAAACCCTTATATTTTTTTTTGGGTTTTTTATTTTTTAACAATATAAGTTTTGTATGTTATAAAAAATTTAAGGAATTGTTAATATGTTTAATAATAATCGTATACGTATAGCAATGCAAAAAACTGGTCGATTAAGTAGTGATTCTATAAAATTGCTAACAAGTTGCGGAATTAAAATTAATTTAAAACAACAAAAATTGATAGCTTTTGCTGAAAATATGCCTATTGATGCGATGTTGGTTCGTGATGATGATATTCCTGGATTGGTCATGGATGGGGTAGTAGATCTTGGAATAGTCGGAGAAAACGTTCTTGAAGAAGAACGATTAAATCGAATATCTCAAAATTCTGAACATTCTTATGTTACCTTAACACGTCTCGATTTTGGAATTTGTAGATTATCTTTAGCTGTTCCAGTTAATACTACATATACTCACATTAATTCTTTAAAAAATATTAGAATAGCAACTTCTTATCCTCATTTATTAAAAAAGTACCTGGATAAAAAAAATATTTCCTTTAAGTCATGTATGCTAAACGGATCAGTAGAAGTAGCACCTAGAGCTGGTTTGGCTGATGCTATTTGTGATTTAGTTTCAACCGGAGCAACATTAGAAGCTAACGGTTTGCG from Buchnera aphidicola (Diuraphis noxia) harbors:
- the hisG gene encoding ATP phosphoribosyltransferase, giving the protein MFNNNRIRIAMQKTGRLSSDSIKLLTSCGIKINLKQQKLIAFAENMPIDAMLVRDDDIPGLVMDGVVDLGIVGENVLEEERLNRISQNSEHSYVTLTRLDFGICRLSLAVPVNTTYTHINSLKNIRIATSYPHLLKKYLDKKNISFKSCMLNGSVEVAPRAGLADAICDLVSTGATLEANGLREVQVVYRSRACLISKNGDINKIKKEVINKLMTRIKGVIKARESKYIMLHAPINKLEEVISLLHGAERPTVLKLAGDDNRVAMHMVSSETLFWETMEKLKALGASSILVLPIEKMME